NNNNNNNNNNNNNNNNNNNNNNNNNNNNNNNNNNNNNNNNNNNNNNNNNNNNNNNNNNNNNNNNNNNNNNNNNNNNNNNNNNNNNNNNNNNNNNNNNNNNNNNNNNNNNNNNNNNNNNNNNNNNNNNNNNNNNNNNNNNNNNNNNNNNNNNNNNNNNNNNNNNNNNNNNNNNNNNNNNNNNNNNNNNNNNNNNNNNNNNNNNNNNNNNNNNNNNNNNNNNNNNNNNNNNNNNNNNNNNNNNNNNNNNNNNNNNNNNNNNNNNNNNNNNNNNNNNNNNNNNNNNNNNNNNNNNNNNNNNNNNNNNNNNNNNNNNNNNNNNNNNNNNNNNNNNNNNNNNNNNNNNNNNNNNNNNNNNNNNNNNNNNNNNNNNNNNNNNNNNNNNNNNNNNNNNNNNNNNNNNNNNNNNNNNNNNNNNNNNNNNNNNNNNNNNNNNNNNNNNNNNNNNNNNNNNNNNNNNNNNNNNNNNNNNNNNNNNNACAACATTTGAATGTGGTGGTCTAGCCCTAGCTATTAGCCATGCACACCCTGCTATGGACGGATGCACCACATTCAAAATCATTTACGAATGGGCTAAAGTGTGCAAATTTGGTACTCCTTCTAAGGAGATCAACTTCATGAACTTCAATTTAGGCACTCTATTCCCTTACAAAGATTTAACAACCATTCTTGAGCCTCCGGTTGACGAAGGCAAACGTACAAACTCTAAGTTAATTGCCAGAAAGTTTGTTTTTGAGGAAGATGCAATATTGAGGCTCAGAGAAAAATTTGACTCAACAACTGGCGAAGGTTTGAGTTTCAAACCTTCGCGAGTTGAGATGATTACAACACTTTTATGGAGGTCACTTATCCGTTCCACAGGAAGTACTTCACATTTGAAACGGTCTGTAATGTCATTTCCACTTAACTTGCGTGGTAAGGTAGCAACTTTTCCTGAAATTGCTAATTCTTTTGGGAATCTTATCATCGATATTCCAATAAAATTTGAACACGACGATGAAACAAAAATGGAGTCGTTGCATCACATTGTAAAACTCATAAAAGAGTCAATTCAAGTGATTATCAGTAAATGTGTCAAAGCTACTCCGGATGAAATAATTTCTTTGGTTATCGACTTATACAAGGATAGTTACGCCGGATTAGAGTGGGGAGGAGACAATGAAGTTGTGAATTTTACATGCGCAAGTTTATGTAGGTTCCCCATACAAAAAACTGATTTTGGTTGGGGAATACCAACATTAATGCTTTTTGGGTCAAGACATAGCCAAGTTTTTTGGTTGTATGATACTGAATGTGAGACTGGAATTGTCGTGCAAATGGAATTGGAGGAAAAGTACATGGATAAACTTGCAAGTGACCAAGATATCATGGATTTTGCTaaattttagggtttaattttcatgttctttcatttaatttgtaCTCCCTTCGTTTTAATTTAAGTATGCGTGttgctattgttttttctttggtttgttTTAAATATGAATGTCATTTTCTATGAACACGCTTTGACTATAATTAAGTAGCATTTTAACTTGTAGCAAGGATTctactaaaataaatatataataagattttTGTTAGCATTTTTGTTTAGTGTAGTAGCGAATGTTCGCTACAAAAAATCACTATTTAGTGGCGACTTCCAAAAGTCGTTAAATAACATTTAATtatggattcacatgtatctaggatataTACACTAACTCTCTCGTCGCATCTCTCATCTCTTGCTCTCCTTTCTTCCTCTCTCGCTCCCCTCTCTTCCTATGTAGCATAGATGCAtttatctagtgtgattcacatgtatctgggatctcgcctctctcctctctcctctctcctctctcgctcACTTCTTTCCCCTCTCGCTCACCCCTTTTCCTCTCTCGCTAGCTCCCTAAGTATTTGTATTTCAGAGAGTATTTAGAAGCAATCTAGGtgtatttgatttgaaattctgtatgaaattattaattagtgaaatAATATGTAATTGTTTCAAACTAtagaaaaaatagtaaatatgataagaatgtttatttatataaatattttttaaaattaaaaaatagtgaaaggaaatatatatatagtcattaCTTTAGTTTCTTATAGTTAAGTCAGCCCGACAAGGAAGCGCCGAAACCCTTCGTAGAGAGTTGG
The DNA window shown above is from Solanum stenotomum isolate F172 chromosome 6, ASM1918654v1, whole genome shotgun sequence and carries:
- the LOC125868059 gene encoding acetyl-CoA-benzylalcohol acetyltransferase-like; the protein is FECGGLALAISHAHPAMDGCTTFKIIYEWAKVCKFGTPSKEINFMNFNLGTLFPYKDLTTILEPPVDEGKRTNSKLIARKFVFEEDAILRLREKFDSTTGEGLSFKPSRVEMITTLLWRSLIRSTGSTSHLKRSVMSFPLNLRGKVATFPEIANSFGNLIIDIPIKFEHDDETKMESLHHIVKLIKESIQVIISKCVKATPDEIISLVIDLYKDSYAGLEWGGDNEVVNFTCASLCRFPIQKTDFGWGIPTLMLFGSRHSQVFWLYDTECETGIVVQMELEEKYMDKLASDQDIMDFAKF